The genomic segment GAAAAGGAAGCTCAGCACCGTGGTCAGCAGGATGCCGATCAGGATGGCGCCCTTCACCTTCAGCTGATCCAGCGAAACAATGACGAAGAAGCCGACAATCGCGAGTACGGCCGACGGCTGATGCAGGTCGCCGATGGTCACAAGCGTGGCCGGGCTGGCGGTGACGATGCCCGCGTTCTTGAGCGCGACGATAGCCAGGAACAGACCAATGCCCGCCGTGATGGCCACGCGAATCGAATGCGGAATGCCATTGACGATCATTTCACGCACGCGGAACAGCGTCACCAGCAGGAACAGGCAGCCGGAGATGAGCACGGCGCCAAGCGCGGCTTGCCAGGCGAAGCCCATGCCCTTTACCACGGTATACGCGAAGTACGCATTCAGGCCCATGCCCGGCGCCATGGCGATCGGGTAGTTGGCGTAGAAGCCCATGATCAGCGTGCCGATCGCAGCAGCCACGCAGGTGGCCACGAAGACCGCATCCTTGGGCATGCCGGCATCCCCCAGGATCGAAGGGTTCACGAAGATGATGTACGCCATCGTGAGAAACGTGGTCATTCCCGCGAGGACTTCCGTGCGGACGTCCGTCTGGTGCTCGGACAAGCTGAAAAGCCGCTCCAGCAGGGAGGGCGCGGACTGGCTGATGGCGGGGCCACCCGCCTTGGAGGCGGGTTCCGGTATCGACATGGGAGGTCTCCTGACAGTCTATCGTTACGGCGTCGACGTGCTGCTTGTGCAAGGGGGCACCGGGGCCGGAGTTGCCGTGGCCGT from the Cupriavidus sp. WKF15 genome contains:
- a CDS encoding NCS2 family permease, which codes for MSIPEPASKAGGPAISQSAPSLLERLFSLSEHQTDVRTEVLAGMTTFLTMAYIIFVNPSILGDAGMPKDAVFVATCVAAAIGTLIMGFYANYPIAMAPGMGLNAYFAYTVVKGMGFAWQAALGAVLISGCLFLLVTLFRVREMIVNGIPHSIRVAITAGIGLFLAIVALKNAGIVTASPATLVTIGDLHQPSAVLAIVGFFVIVSLDQLKVKGAILIGILLTTVLSFLFAGNTFHGVFSAPPSISPTLFKLDVSAALSIGIVNVVLVFFLVELFDATGTLMGVANRAGLLKAGRMDRLNKALMADSTAIMAGSFLGTSSTTAYIESASGVQAGGRTGLTAVTVAFLFLACLFIAPLAGTVPGYATAPALLYVSCLMLRELLDIDWNDVTEVVPAVLTALGMPFTYSVANGVAFGFITYAVLKLLTGRARQVPMMVWIIAAVFIFKFYYLPGH